CGGGTACGGCTTGCCGTAGCTCGTGCCGCTGATCTTCAGCGTCAACTTCGGCTTCTTGCTCTCTCGGGGGTCCTCCACCGGCTCGAAGGCGCGCCAGAGCGCGGCGAGGTCGAGGGGGATCCCTGCGCCGACGAGGCGCGCGAGGGCCTGGTGAAGGCTCGTCACGCCGTCCTTGCGCTTGTCGTCGAGGGGCACGGTGAGGTGCGGTCGCCCTTCGAGGATCCGTCCGACCAGGCCACAGAGCACCGAGCCCGGCCCCACCTCGACGAAGGTCCGCACCCCGGCCGCGTACATGGCCTCGATCGACTCGACGAAGCGGACCGGCGAGGCGAGCTGGTTCGCGAGCAGGTCGCGGATCGCCTCCGCGTCGCGCGGGTACGGCGCGGCCTCCGTGTTGCCGAACACCGGCCGGTCGGGCGACGCGATGGTGACGCCACCGAGGACCTCCCGGAAGGGTCCGACGGAGCTCGACACCACGCTCGAGTGGAAGGCGGTCGCGACCGGGAGACGCCGAAAACGGAGCTTCGCCTCCGAGAGCTTGGCCTCGGTGGCTTCGATGGCCTCGGTCGGTCCGCTGAGCACGACCTGCGTCGGCCCGTTGTCGTTGGCGAGCACGACTTGGTTGGCGAGCACGACGCCGTCGTTCCACTCGGCGAGCTTCGCGCGCACGACCTCGGCCGACGCCGAGACCGCGGTCATCGCCCCGGGGGTCGACGCCGCCTCCGCCATCAGCTCGCCGCGGCGGCGCGCCACCCGGAGGGCGTCTTCGCGCGAGAGCACGCCGGCCGCGTGGAGCGCGATGATCTCGCCGAAGCTGTGGCCGGCGACCGCGCTGGGCGTGACCCCGAGCGCGTCGAGGAGCGCGAGGTGCGAGAGGCTGGTCGCGCCGATCGCGGGCTGCGCCCACTCGGTGGCCGTGAGCTTCGCGCTCTGCGCGTCCCGCGTCTCCGCGTCGAACGCGGTCTTCGGGAACACGACCTGGTGCAGCGGCTCGGCGAAGACGTCGAGGCTCGCCGCCGCGTCCCAGGGGGCGCGCGCCTCGTCCCACGTCATGGCCACCGAGGCGCCCATGTCGACGTACTGGCTGCCCTGACCCGGGAAGACGAAGCCGACCTCGCCGTCGCGCTCGCCGACGCCGAAGACCGTGCCGTTCGGGGTCCGGAAGGGCTCGCCCGCCTCGACCCGGGCCGCGGCGTCCTGGAGCTTCGCCGCGAGATCGGCCCCGTCCTCGGCGACCAGCGCGAGCCTGCACTGCGCGGGCCCAGCCTGCGCCGCGTAGCGCTCCTGGGAGTCGCGCGCGAGGAACGCGAACATGCCCTCCGCGGTCGCCTGCTCGGCCACCTGCTCGACGACCGCGCGCAGCTCGGCCGCGAGCGCCGCGGGCGTCGCGGCGCCGAACACGAAGAGCTCCGTCTCGACCGCGCGCCGCCGGAGCGCGGGCGCCGCGTCGCCCGTGTACTCCTCGAGCGCGATGTGGAAGTTGCTGCCGCCGAAGCCGAACGAGCTGACGCCCGCGCGACGCGGGTGGGCGTCTCCGCGAACCCAGGGGCGCGCGCGCGTCCCGAGGTGGAACGGGCTCTCGTCGAGCGCGAGCTTCGGGTTCGGCGCGTCGACCTTGATGGTCGGCGGGAGCACGCGATGCTGCAGCGCGAAGATCGCCTTGATGAGCCCGGCCGCGCCCGCCGCCGCCTTGGCGTGTCCGATCTGCGACTTCACCGAGCCGATCGCGCACCACTGGCGGTCTTCGCGTCCGGTCTCCTCGAAGACCGTGCGCAGCCCCTCGAACTCGGCCGCGTCGCCCGCGATGGTGCCGGTGCCGTGCGCCTCGACGAGCTCCACGCTGTCGGGTCCATAGCCCGCCGCCTCGTACGCGCGACGGATCGCCTTCGCCTGCCCCTTCGGGACGGGCGCGTAGACCGCGGCGCCCTTGCCGTCGCTGCTCGAGCCCACGCCGCGGATGACCGCGTAGATCCGGTCTCCGTCACGCTCCGCCTCGTCGAGGCGCTTGAGCGCGACCATGCCGAAGCCCTCGCCCAGCATCGTGCCGTCGGCCTGATCGCTGAACGGGCGGCAGTCCCCGCTCTTGCTCAGCGCGGGCGTCTTGCTGAAGCAGAGGAACATGAAGATGTCGTTCATCGCGTCCGCGCCGCCGCAGATCACGACGTCCGACTGCCGCGTGGCGAGCTCGTTGACGGCCATCGAGAGCGCGCTGAAGGTGCTCGCGCAGGCCGCGTCGGTGACGCAGTTCGTCCCGCCGAGGTTCAGGCGGTTGGCGATGCGCCCCGCGACCACGTTGCCGAGCACGCCCGGGAAGGTCGCCTCCTGCCACGGCGTGTAGTGCGCCTCGATGCGCTCGCACGCCTCCTGGACCTCGGACTCGGGCATGCCCATCTCGCGGAGCGCCTTGGTCCACACCGGCCGCTGGAGCCGGCTGTTCATCTGACCGAGCAGCTCCTGCGCGCTGGTCACGCCGAGCACCACGCTCATGCGCTCGCGGTCCTCGTAGCTGAACTGGCCGCGAGACGCGTCCTCGAGCACGCGCTGCGCGACGATGAGCGCGAGGAGCTGACAGGTGTCGGTGGCGGGCACGGTCGACGGAGGCACCCCCCACGCCATCGGGTCGAAGTCGACCTCGGGCACGAACGCGCCGCGGCGGGCGTAGGTCTTGTCCGGCGCGGTCGGGTCGGGGTCGAAGTAGTCCTCGACCAACCAGTGGGACGCGGGCACGTCCGTGATGCGGTCGGTGCCGGCGAGGATGTCCTTCCAGAAGCCCGTCGCGTCGAGCGAGCCAGGGAAGAGCGTGCTCACGCCGACGACGGCGATGGGGGGATGTCTCTCGGTCATGGTTCCTACGCGAGCGGTCGGGGCTCGAAACGAAAGGCGGCGGCCGGGATCGGCGCGCCGTAGCTGCGGAGCTGGTGGGCGCGGGTCAGCGCCGCCGCTCCCTCGAGGAGGTTCCTGGCGATCTGGACGACGGTGCGGTTCTCGGGCGCCTCGAGGAAGGAGCCGCGCACCCAGTCGTTGAACGCGCCCATCGCGGGCCCGCACCAGATCTGGTAGTCGAGGCGCCGCCGCGGCTCCCCGGTGATCGCCCAGCGGCTGGAGAGCCCCAGGTACCACCGGAACGCGAGCGCCATCTCGTGCTTCGGGTCGCGATCGGCGATCGCGTTCTGCGAAGGGTCGCGCTCGGCCCAGAAAGCGCGGGTGCTCGCGCGCACCTCGTCGAGGCTGGCGCCGAGCACCTGCGCCTCGAGCTTCGCGCGGGCGTCCGCGGGGATCGCGTCGAGGCTGGCGTGCGCGCGGTAGGCCGTGAAGAGGCGCGCCGATCGCGCGCCGAACATCGTGCCGCGCTTGAGCACCTGGACCTCGACGCCCTGCTCGAACATGTCCGCCGCCGGCGCCATCACGACGTCGGCCATGGCGGCCTCGGCGAGCATGCGCTTGCCCTCCGCGGAGAGCCCCGACTCCACGGCGCTCTGGTTCACCGAGCCCGTCAGCACGTACGCCGCGCCGAGCGAGAAGGCGGCGGCCACCGACCGCGGTGTGCCGAGCCCGCCCGCGGCGCCGACGCGCACCGGGCGCTGGTAGCCGTGCGCCTCGACCAGCGCGTCGCGGAGCTCCGCGATCACCGGGAAGACCGCCGTGAGCGCCTGCTTGTCGGTGTGGCCGCCGGAGTCGGCCTCGACGGTGATGTCCTCCGCGACGGGGACCCGCCGCGCGAGCGCCCCCTGCTCGGCCGTCAGCTTGCCCTGCGCGACGAGCGCGTCGAGCATCGCGGCCGGCGCCGGCGAGAGGAAGTGCCTCGCGGTCTCCGGCCGGGAGATCTTCGCGAACACGTGCGTGCTCCGGCGGATCGCGCCCGCGGAGTCGGTGGAGAGCCCGGCCGCCGCGTAGCGGACGATCGCCGGCGTCAGGGCGAGGTAGGCGGCGGCCGAGACGTGCGTCACGCCGCGCCGCAGATAGAGGTCGGCCACGGCCTCCTCGAGCGCGGGCTCGTTCGGCGAGTGGATGAGGTTCATGCCCCACGCGAGGCCCGTCCCGCCGAGGGCCGCCTCGAGCCGGCCGAGCGCCTCCTCCACCCGCGAGAACGAGAGCCCCGCCGCGCCGAAGAAGCCGATCATGCCCGCGCGCGCCACCTCGATGACGAGGTCGGTGGTCGCGATCCCGTTGGCCATCGCGCCGGTGACGTAGGGGAAGCGGACGCCGTGGGTCTCGTTGAAGCTCCGGTCGCCGAGCCACTCGGGGAAGAGGCCCGGCAGGGTCGCGAGCAGCGGATAGGCGGAGTGTCCGTTGAGGAGGCGCGTGGGGACCACCTCGCCGGCGAACCCGAGGCCGACCCGCCCGTCCGCGGACTCCCGCAGGATGTGCACGGGCGCGCGGAACTCCGCGACCGCTCGTCCGAGCGACCGACGATCGAACGCCGGCGCCTGCGCGCCAGCCGTCCACATGGCGATGGGAGTGAGCACCGCGTCACCAAATAGCAAATGCGCGGGAGATCTCTGTCATCGTTCGTTCATAGGTCACAAGCGCTCGGATTTACAGGCATTTATTGGCTCCACTGGCGACTCGAATGGCCCCGGCGAGCCCTGGACGTGCGCGCGCTGCCTTTCCGTCCGCGGCGCGTGGGCCCCGAAAGGCGCACCTTTGCGCGGCCCCTCGCGACCGGTACCTTGTGTCCGGCTCTTTTCTTTCGGGGAACCAGGGATGGACAACAGCGGGATGGGGCGGCGCGCCGCGGCGCGGCGCCTCTCGATCATGGTCGCGCTCGGCTGCGCGGCCGTCGGCGGCGGTGTGACCTCACCGGGTTGCGCCGAGTTCGACACGACGCCGGTGCCGGTGACGCACGGGAGCCTGGGCGAGGAGATCGTGCAGGTCTTCTGCGAGCGCATCGCCGCGGACGCCGAGCGCGCGCGTCCGGAGGGCGAGCCGCGCGACGTCAGCGGCGCGCGCTGGAAGCCCGTCTGCGAGGGCAACGCGCCCGTGCCCGCCGACGCGCCGCCGCGGCTGGCCGCGCTGATGGAGAACCGCGCCCGCCTCGCCGAGGCGCTCGATCGCACCCTGCCCGAGGCCATGAGCGACGACCTCGGCCTCTTCATGGGTGAGCTGCTGCCCTTCTTCGACACCCCGGAGGAGCGGCTCCCGACCCAGACGCGCCGGCTCGCGGACTTTCTCGAGCGGCTCTCGCGCGACGACGAAGCCGTGGCCGCGCTCGAGCGGCTCGGCACCCGGGAGGGCTACCGCCCCCTGCGCCTCGCGCTCGGCGTGACCCGCCCCACCCTCGCCTATCCCCGCTTCGACGAGTTCGCGGAGGTGGCGCTGCGCACCTTGCTCGAGGGCTCCGCGCGCGAGGAGCTGCTCGATCTCCAGGCCGCGCTCGCGCTCGAGATGGCGACGATGGAGATCGACCCCAGCGACGACGCGTCGGACCAGACCACGCTCGCGCTGATGCGCCAGCTCATGTTCACCCAGGACGATCTCTTCGCGACCGGCGCCCCGAGCCCCGTGCTCCTGCGCGACGCGCGCGGGATCGCGCTGCCCAACCCCGCGGTGAGCCTCTCGCCCTTCGTCGACATGGACGCGGACGGCATGGCCGACGTGGACGGGCTCGGGCGCTTCGTGGACGCCTCGGGCGCCACGCTCTCGGTGCCGCCGCCCTTCCGCGTGCAGCACGAGTCGGGTGTGCCGCGAGACCCGTCTGGACGCGCGATCCGCAGCGACGGCACCCGCTACTACGCGTACATCGACGCGAGCCGAACCATGCTCGCGGGCACGACGGCGGAGCTCGCGCCGTGGTTCGACCCCGCCTCTCCCACCCTGATGCAGATGAGCCGCGGCCTCCCCGTCCTGCTGGGGCCGCCCGCGGACACGTCGTTCACCTACGGCGCGTTCACGCACCGCTACTCCGGCTTCGACACGAGCCAGGGGCCCATGTTCGACGCGGTCCACGCGATCGGCGAGCTGATGCACCGCGACGAGACCGAGGCCGCGCTCCTCGCGACCGAGGCGCTGCTGCGCGATCACGAGTCGGCCGCGGCCGGCATCGTACGCAGCGCGCGCTTCATGGCGAACGAGAGCGACCTGCACCCCGAGGCGGTGCTGACCCAGCCCAACGTCTTCTGGGACGACCTCATCGACGTGCTCGTCCGCATGAGCCAGCGCCCCGGGATGCTCGAGGCGCTCATGCGCTCCTTCAGCGACCCGCGGAGCGAGAACGGCGGGGAGCTCTTCGGCGCGTTCATGCGGCACCGCGACCGCGTCACGTTCGATCCCCGCGACGTCAACGGGCCGCCGCTCGGCCTCCCGCTCGACGAGCCCGTGAACCGCGGCATGCCCGACTCGTTCGACAACGAGAGCATGTGGCAGCGCACCGTGGCCCTCATCGACGCGCTGAACGGCGTGCAGGTGTGCAACCGCGAAGGCGCGCGGCTCGACCTCAGGATCTCGCTCGGCCCGTTCTCGTTCAATCTGCGCTATCCGCTCTTCGGCCGCACGGCGGGTCGCTGCGAGCTCATCCGCATCGACAACGTGGCCGAGGCCTACGCGCGCGCCATCATGGGCGACTACGAGCTGGAGCTTCAGGACGGCTTCCTCGACGCGATGGTCAACGTCGCGTCCGCTCTACGCGTCGACGTCGACGAGGCGCTCGAGGTCTCGTCGGGCATCGACGGGCTCACGCGTCATCCCTCCCCGCAGGCGCTCAACCGGCTCGTTTTCTGGGGCCTCTCGGACGAGACCGGTCTGCGGAGCTGCACCCCCGATGAAGAGGGCGGTGACTGCAACAGCACCTTCGCGGGGCAGGTCTTCGACCCGGTGCGCGACCGGCACGGCAACCTCGTCATCGAGCGCTACCACGGGACGATCTTCGCCTGGGAGTCGCCCGGCTTCTACGAGGCGATGCAGCCGCTGGTCGAGGTCCTGCACCAGCCCGGCTACACCTACGACGCCGAGGGCAGCTACTTCTTCGGGGAGCTGCTCGGGACCCTGCACGCGCACTGGGCCTCGCCCGCCAACGACCAGTACTGCCAGGCCCCCGCCTGCGGCCCGGGCGACGCGAACTTCAGCCACGCCTCGAACGTGCGCGGCTACGAGGAGCTGGTCGCGGCCGGCTTCGAGGAGGGACAGCTCACCCAGCGGCTGCACCGGATGAACCTCGCGCTCGAGGCCATCGAGGTCGAGCCCGGCGTGGACGGCGTGGCCGCGCTCGCCGCGGCGGGCGAGGTGATGATCGATCCGCGCCGCAACGTCGGGCTGACCGACCGGTTCGGCAACGGGACCACGCGCACCAACGACGGCGCGCGCGAGCTGACGCAGACGCCCCTCTATCTTCTGCTCGACGCGCTCTCGGCCATGGACACCGCGTGGGAGCGCGAGCCCGAGCGCCGCGCGGAGTTCCTCCTCGCCCGACGCGCGATGGCGGAGCAGTTCTTCGGCACCCGCACGCTCGGCGACGGCTTCCGCCTGGAGAACCAGCGCGGTCGCGCGATCTTGCTCACCGCCCTCCCGTTCATGCGGGACCGCATCGCCGATCACCGCGCGCAGGGGGACCTGCTCGAGTGGGCGACGGGCCTCGACCAGCGCATGGAGGAGACGATGCGCGAGCCGCTCATGGCCGCGCTCGTGCGCCTCCTCGACGCCGTCAACCAGGACCCGGACGCGCGCACCGCGCTCGCGCAGCTGCTGGGCTACCTCGTCGACGAGGCGAGCGAGAACGACGCCTTCGCGTCGGTCCTGTACGGCGGCGCGGACGCGCTGATGGTGCTCGAGGACGACCGCAACATCGTCCCGCTGCTCAACGCGTTGAGCGCGGGGCTCGCCCCCAACGCGCGCGAGGTGGTCACGGGCGGCGCGTCCAGCCTCGACCTCGAGGGCAGCGCCCTCATCGACGCGCTCGACCTCGTGCAGGACATCCAGGCGGTGGACGAGGACCGCACGCTCCGGCGCATCCTGCAGAACGCGGTGTCGCTCCCGGCGGCCGGGGATCCGGTGACGCCGCTCGAGACGATCCTCGACGTCATCGCCGAGGTGAACCGCGCGGCGCCCAACGCGGGCGGCTCGCTGCGCGCCGACGACTACCGCGCCGTGTTCGGTCAGGTCACCGACTTCATGCTCGACGAAGACCACGGCCTCGAGCGCCTCAACGGCGTCGTGCAGCATCGCCGCTGCTTCCCGGAGCACGGCACGGCGTGCGGCGCGATGGGCGCGGCGATGGAGTCGACGGGTCTGTGCTACGAAGGCGCGTCGTGTCAGTGCACCGACATGGGTGGGTCGCTCCAGTGGCGCTGCGCGCGTCCCTGATCGCCGCCGCCTTCCTCGCCGCGCTGCTGCCGGCCGACCGCGCGTCGGCGGGCGGGTTCTACCTGGCGCCGCGCGGGACGGGGCCGCTCGGGCGCGGCGGCGCGATGGTGGCCGGCGCCAACGACCCGCACGCGGTCTGGTACAACCCCGCCGGCCTCGCGTGGTCCGGGGACCAGCTGATGCTGGACGCGACCCTGACCCTCTTCGAGACGACGTTCACGCGCATCGACGGCGGCGGCAACACGCTCCGCCCCGTGCGCGGTCATCACCCCTACCTCCCCATCCCGACCCTCGGCGGCTCCTTCTCGATCGACGAGCTCCCCGAGTGGACCTTCGCGCTGACGCTCCAGGCCCCCAACTCGGCCCTGATGGAGTGGCCCAACGAGCCCGACGCTCCGCAGCGCTACTCCTTGCTCTCCCTCGAGGGCAGCCTGCTGGCCACCGCCGCCGCCGCCGCCGCGTGGCGCCCGATCGAGGAGCTCTCGATCGGGCTCGCCGCCCACCTGCTCGTCGGCTCCTTCGACGCCACGGTGGCGCTCAGCGCGTGCGACGGGGTGATCTGCTCGTTCCCCGAGGATCCCGAGTACGACGGCGTCGCGAACATCGCGCTGCCGACGGTCTTCCCGCTCTTCGTGCTCGGGGCGGTCGTGCAGCCCATCGACGCGCTGAAGATCGGTTTCAGCGTCTCGACGCCGTTCAACCTCGAGGGCAGCGCGCGCCTGCGGGTCCGCCCGCCCAACGCGGCCGCCTTCCAGGGCGCGGAGGTGGTCAACCGCTCCCCCGGCTGCAACCACGAGAACGAGAGCGACCCGTGCCGGCAGAACACGCGGGCCGACACCCAGCTCGAGTTCCCGTGGGTCTTCCGCCTGGGCGTCGAGGTGACGCCCACGCCCGGCCTGCGCGTCGAGGCGGCGGCGGTGTACGAGACCTGGTCGGTGCAGGACGCGGCGCGCATCGTGCCGCGGGACGTCTGGATCGAGGGAGCGCTCGGCGGCGGGCTCGAGTACGAGGTCGGGCCGCTGAGCATCCCGCGCCAGACGAACGACACCATCAGCCTCCGGCTCGGGGGTGAGCTCGACATCGACGTCGTCACGGCGCGGCTCGGCGTGAGCTACGAGAACGGGGCGTTCTCCGACGCCTACCTCACCCCGCTGACCATCGACAGCGACAAGCTCATCTTCAGCGGCGGCGCCACGGTGCGGTTCTCGGACGAGGTCGCGCTCGACGCGGTGGTCGGGTACCTCTGGATGGCGAGCCGCAGCGTGCGCAACAGCGCGGTGCCGCAGGCGAACCCGATCCGGCCGCCGGGCAGCGAGGTGGAGACGGTCTACGTCGGCAACGGGGACTACGAGATGGGGGCGCCCTTCTTCGGCCTCTCGGTGCGCTGGCGCCTCGACGCCGGGAACCTCCGCGGGCCGGGCAACGAGGCGCCGGAGCCCGACACGGACGAGCGGCCCGCCGCGACCGAGCCCGCGTCCTCCGAGCCCGCACCTTCGACGGACGGATCGACACAGGACGGATCGACACCCTGGTACCTGCAAGGCCAGTCGACGTCCGCGCAGCCCGCCGTGCCCGACGACGGCGCAGACGACGCCGCGACCGAAGCCGCCCCGGAGCCGCCGGAGCCCGAGGCCGCCCCCGAGACCGCGCGTGAGCGCCGGATCCGCATTCGCCGCGAGCGAAGGCAGCGTCAGCGCGAGCGCCGGCAGCGCCGACGTCGCGCACGCTGAACCTTTCACGACGGCCGCCGTACAGGGTGGAGCCTGCCCCGCACGCGCTCGCGTCGTCGGCGCGCGGGCAGTACCTTCGAATCGAC
Above is a window of Sandaracinaceae bacterium DNA encoding:
- a CDS encoding beta-ketoacyl synthase N-terminal-like domain-containing protein, yielding MTERHPPIAVVGVSTLFPGSLDATGFWKDILAGTDRITDVPASHWLVEDYFDPDPTAPDKTYARRGAFVPEVDFDPMAWGVPPSTVPATDTCQLLALIVAQRVLEDASRGQFSYEDRERMSVVLGVTSAQELLGQMNSRLQRPVWTKALREMGMPESEVQEACERIEAHYTPWQEATFPGVLGNVVAGRIANRLNLGGTNCVTDAACASTFSALSMAVNELATRQSDVVICGGADAMNDIFMFLCFSKTPALSKSGDCRPFSDQADGTMLGEGFGMVALKRLDEAERDGDRIYAVIRGVGSSSDGKGAAVYAPVPKGQAKAIRRAYEAAGYGPDSVELVEAHGTGTIAGDAAEFEGLRTVFEETGREDRQWCAIGSVKSQIGHAKAAAGAAGLIKAIFALQHRVLPPTIKVDAPNPKLALDESPFHLGTRARPWVRGDAHPRRAGVSSFGFGGSNFHIALEEYTGDAAPALRRRAVETELFVFGAATPAALAAELRAVVEQVAEQATAEGMFAFLARDSQERYAAQAGPAQCRLALVAEDGADLAAKLQDAAARVEAGEPFRTPNGTVFGVGERDGEVGFVFPGQGSQYVDMGASVAMTWDEARAPWDAAASLDVFAEPLHQVVFPKTAFDAETRDAQSAKLTATEWAQPAIGATSLSHLALLDALGVTPSAVAGHSFGEIIALHAAGVLSREDALRVARRRGELMAEAASTPGAMTAVSASAEVVRAKLAEWNDGVVLANQVVLANDNGPTQVVLSGPTEAIEATEAKLSEAKLRFRRLPVATAFHSSVVSSSVGPFREVLGGVTIASPDRPVFGNTEAAPYPRDAEAIRDLLANQLASPVRFVESIEAMYAAGVRTFVEVGPGSVLCGLVGRILEGRPHLTVPLDDKRKDGVTSLHQALARLVGAGIPLDLAALWRAFEPVEDPRESKKPKLTLKISGTSYGKPYPPEEGAAALPGPNPKRPTPVVDHGASMKMSEPTEPHAPVAAAPSAPAAAPVAAPSAPSAPAAAPVAAAPSAPSVPAAAPVAAAPSAPAPAAAPQGAAWASAYYAIQSKAIDAHTAYTQAMAATHGAFLHAQQAALQALPAMMAAQPHAAGGEMAHAHAPTFAPATAPAAATAPAAAPAAATAPAAAPAPAPAAAPAPAPAAAPAPATAPAPAPAAAPAAAPAAVPAAAGGVDLKALMLDVVAAKTGYPVNMLELSMDLEGDLGVDSIKRVEILAAMRERAGDLPDVDPAELGKLRT
- a CDS encoding PfaD family polyunsaturated fatty acid/polyketide biosynthesis protein, producing the protein MLTPIAMWTAGAQAPAFDRRSLGRAVAEFRAPVHILRESADGRVGLGFAGEVVPTRLLNGHSAYPLLATLPGLFPEWLGDRSFNETHGVRFPYVTGAMANGIATTDLVIEVARAGMIGFFGAAGLSFSRVEEALGRLEAALGGTGLAWGMNLIHSPNEPALEEAVADLYLRRGVTHVSAAAYLALTPAIVRYAAAGLSTDSAGAIRRSTHVFAKISRPETARHFLSPAPAAMLDALVAQGKLTAEQGALARRVPVAEDITVEADSGGHTDKQALTAVFPVIAELRDALVEAHGYQRPVRVGAAGGLGTPRSVAAAFSLGAAYVLTGSVNQSAVESGLSAEGKRMLAEAAMADVVMAPAADMFEQGVEVQVLKRGTMFGARSARLFTAYRAHASLDAIPADARAKLEAQVLGASLDEVRASTRAFWAERDPSQNAIADRDPKHEMALAFRWYLGLSSRWAITGEPRRRLDYQIWCGPAMGAFNDWVRGSFLEAPENRTVVQIARNLLEGAAALTRAHQLRSYGAPIPAAAFRFEPRPLA
- a CDS encoding outer membrane protein transport protein, with protein sequence MSVHRHGWVAPVALRASLIAAAFLAALLPADRASAGGFYLAPRGTGPLGRGGAMVAGANDPHAVWYNPAGLAWSGDQLMLDATLTLFETTFTRIDGGGNTLRPVRGHHPYLPIPTLGGSFSIDELPEWTFALTLQAPNSALMEWPNEPDAPQRYSLLSLEGSLLATAAAAAAWRPIEELSIGLAAHLLVGSFDATVALSACDGVICSFPEDPEYDGVANIALPTVFPLFVLGAVVQPIDALKIGFSVSTPFNLEGSARLRVRPPNAAAFQGAEVVNRSPGCNHENESDPCRQNTRADTQLEFPWVFRLGVEVTPTPGLRVEAAAVYETWSVQDAARIVPRDVWIEGALGGGLEYEVGPLSIPRQTNDTISLRLGGELDIDVVTARLGVSYENGAFSDAYLTPLTIDSDKLIFSGGATVRFSDEVALDAVVGYLWMASRSVRNSAVPQANPIRPPGSEVETVYVGNGDYEMGAPFFGLSVRWRLDAGNLRGPGNEAPEPDTDERPAATEPASSEPAPSTDGSTQDGSTPWYLQGQSTSAQPAVPDDGADDAATEAAPEPPEPEAAPETARERRIRIRRERRQRQRERRQRRRRAR